The genomic segment CTGTCGTCATCCCTGGTGCGATTTATTCATGTACGCAGACTGCCGTtcccagacattttttttcatcttggtCTTTTGTTCAGGTGGTTTTGGTGTAGCGAAAAACCTTAGCGATTGGGGAGTGAAAAACAAGGAGTTCACCATTAATTCCCAAGTAGAGAAAATCCTGGAGGATTTCCACAAAGCTGGAAAGCCAATGGCTATGTGCTGCATCTCTCCAGTTCTGGCCGGTAAAATCCTGCCTGGTTGCGAGCTCACGGTGGGGCACGACAAGGAGAGTGACATGTGAGTGATTTCATTTGCTATCTCAACAGAGGTCAAATCAATGCACCGATTGGTCGCTTAAATGACCTTGGCTCTCTCTCAGGTGGCCCTACGCAAAGACAGCAGATACTTTAAAGGAGATGGGCTGCAAACATGTGAACAAAGATGTGGAGCAAGCCCACGTTGATGTCAAACACAAACTCGTCACGGCTCCGGCTTTCATGTGCAATGCGCCCATTCACAAGATTTTTGATGGTATTGGCGTGATGATTCAGGAAATGCTGAAACTGGCTTAAGGCTACAAAATGTCCTTGTTTTTGCATATTGTTTGTCTTGGATTGAATTTTCTGTCATGTTGACTCACAAAGGTTCTTGTTTTACTGTTATCATCACGTTTGAgttattatgaaataaaagacTGAGAAAAGTTGGGAATCACATGTCATGACTTTGACTTATGTTTATACATGTTTGAGTGTCACAAGTGCGTGGATGAGGATGGAGTGGATTTCTTAGATTAATATACT from the Stigmatopora nigra isolate UIUO_SnigA chromosome 14, RoL_Snig_1.1, whole genome shotgun sequence genome contains:
- the LOC144207521 gene encoding glutamine amidotransferase-like class 1 domain-containing protein 3, mitochondrial, with product MAKQVAVILSGCGVYDGTEIHEASAVLVHLSRAGAKAHMFAPNQEQLHVINHCEGKPSDGKRNVLQESARIARGDITDLAKLDVSAFHAVVIPGGFGVAKNLSDWGVKNKEFTINSQVEKILEDFHKAGKPMAMCCISPVLAGKILPGCELTVGHDKESDMWPYAKTADTLKEMGCKHVNKDVEQAHVDVKHKLVTAPAFMCNAPIHKIFDGIGVMIQEMLKLA